GGGTCCTTTTGGGGTCGGTGGGGCGGATGGCCTCGTGGGCGTCCTGGACCCCTTCCCTGCGGTTCTTGTAGACCCGTGGGGCCTCGGGCAGGTACTCCGGGCCGAAGGCCTTCCCGATCACCTCCCGGGCCGCCGCCACCGCCTCGGGGGCCACCCGCACCGAGTCCGTGCGCATGTAGGTGATGAGGCCCACGGTCCCCTCCGGCAGGTCCACCCCCTCGTAGAGGCGCTGGGCGATGCGCATGGTGCGGGCGGCGGTGTAGCCCAAGCGGCTCGAGGCGGCCTGCTGGAGGGTGGAGGTGGTGAAGGGGGGCGGGGGGGCCTTGCGCCGCTCCCGCACCTCCACCCGGGCCACCCGGTAGCTCCCCTTCCGCAGGGCCTCGGCCAGGGCATGGGCCTCGGCCTCCGAGGCGAGGTGGAGCCGGCCCTCCTTCTCCCCTTGCCCCGTCCAAAGGCGCCTCCCCTCCACCTCGTGGAGCGTGGCCACCAGGGGAGCCTCCCCGCCCTCCACGGCGAAGACGCCCCGGAGGACCCAGTACTCCTCGGGCCGGAAGGCCTCAATGGCCTCCTCCCGCTCCACCACGAGCCTCAGGGCCACGCTCTGCACCCGGCCGGCCGAGAGGGCCCGCTTGCGGAACTCCAGGGAGAGGAGGGGGGAGAGGTTGTACCCGAGGAGGCGGTCCAGGACGCGCCGGGCCTGCTGGGCGTCCACCAGGTTCTGGTCAATGGGCCGCGGGGCCTCCACCGCCTGGCGGACCACCCTGGGGGTGATCTCGTGGAACTCCACCCGGATGGGCTCCTTGGGGTCCCGCCCCAGGAGGCGGGCCACGTGCCAGCCGATGGCCTCCCCCTCCCGGTCGGGGTCGGTGGCGATGAGCAGGCGCTTGCCCTTCGCCGCCCGCTTCAGCTCCTCCACCACGGGCTTCTTGTCCTTCTTCACCTCGTAGGTGGGGGCGAAGTCCCGCTCCACGTCCACCCCCAGGCTCCGCTCGGGGAGGTCCACCACGTGCCCCAGGCTCGCCCGGACCTCGTAGCCCGGCCCCAGCATCTTTTGGATGCTCCGGGCCTTGGCCGGGGACTCCACCACCACCAGGGTCTCCGCGCCGGTGGGCTGGCTCGCGCGGCGCTTGGCGCTCTTGGGCATCGCCCCCTATTTAGGGGCCTCCTCCCGCGGCTTGTCAACCCCACGGGCCCTCGTTGTGGTAGTCTGGAGGCCACGGGCAACTCCCAGGCCAAAGTGTGGACCCCGACACTTGCGCCTGAACCCAACCCGTAGTACCCTCCTGGATGGGTGCCCCAAGATATTGGGGTTTGGGTGGAGGATGGATATGAGGGACGGGTATTTCTTTGACGAGCACGCGCAGGCCATCGCCAAGCGCCAGTACCTCCAGCCCGGGGACGGGGACATCCTGGGCATGTTCCGCCGCGTGGCCCGGGAGATCGCCAAGGTGGAGCGGGAGGAGGAGCGCTCCCAGTGGGAGGAGCGCTTCTTCCGCCTCATGGCCGAGAAGCGCTTCTCCCCCGGGGGGCGGATCCTCGCGGGGGCGGGCACCGTCCACGGCAACCTCCTCAACTGCTTCGTCCAGGGAGCCACGGAAAACCCCCCCGAGAGCTTCGCAGGCATCATGGAGGTGGCCAAGAAGCTCGCCCTGGTCACCAAGGTGGGCGGGGGCAACGGGGTGAACCTGGACCCCTACCGCTCCAAAGGGAAGAGGACACGGCGGGCCGTGGAGGGCGTGGCCTACCTCTCGGCGGAACACCCCGACGTGGAGGACTTCATCCGGGGCCTGATGCGCCCGCCCATCAACCCCGACGGGGCCAAGGAGGAGATCTCCCTCAAAAACTTCGCCCGGGTGGTCTACGGCGCCGTCTCCCCGGAGCTTAAGGCCCTGGCGGAGCGCTACGGGGTGCGTACGGTCAAGGAGCCCCCGGAAGGGCGCATCCTCGTTCCCGACGACATGGGGGGGATCATTGACGCCGCCCGGGAGGCCGCGGACCTGGCGCGCAAAGGCCAGAAGCCCCACGTGGACTTCTCCCTCCTCCGCCCCGAAGGCGCCCCCATCCGGGGAAGCGGCGGGACGAGCTCGGGGCCGGTGAGCTTCCTCTTTGAAATCTTTGACAACTTCCTGGAGTGGGTGGCCTGGGGGGCCGAGGAGGCGGGCCCCGTGGCCACCCTGCGCTACGTCTACGCCCCCGTGCTCCGGGTGGTACGCCAAGGCGGAACGAGGCGCGGCGCGGGGATGGCCACCCTCTCCATAGACCACCCCGACCTCCTGGACTTCCTCACCGCCAAGGACCTGGACCGGGAGAAGGCGGAGGGCGACATCTCCACCTTCAACATCTCCGTCCTGGCCACCGACCGCTTCCTGGAAGCGGTGGAAAAGGACGAGCTCTGGCCCGTGACCCCCATTGAGGTCCCCGGGAAGTACTACCCCTATCCCGTAGAGGGCCCCTACACGGGCAAGCTCCCTCCCCTCCCCGAGCGGGAGGACGGGGCCAAGGCCATCCCCCTCTACGGGGGGAAGGTCCCCGCCCGCTGGCTTTGGCACGAGATCGCCTGGCATGCCTGGGCCACGGGGGAGCCGGGGCTCATCTTCGTGGACCGGGTGAACGCGCTCTCGGCCTTGAAGGGTTTAGGGGAGCGTTATTGGATTCGTTCCACTAACCCCTGTGGCGAAATCCCGCTCACCGTGGGCGAGCCCTGCGACCTCGGGGCCATGAACCTCGCCGCCTACGTGAAGGACGGGGAGTTCCAGATGGAGGAGTTCCGCCGGGACGTCCGCACCGCCATCCGCTTCCTGGACAACGTCCTGGACGTGAACAAGTTCGCCCTCCCCGATAACGAAATGGCGGCGAAGAGGCTCAGGAGGCTTGGCCTCGGCCTCATGGGCTTGGCCGATGCCCTCATCAAGATGGGCCTCCCCTACGACTCGGAGGAGGCCAGGAGGAAGGTCTACGAGATCGTCTCCGCCATGCGCGAAGAGGCCATCCGGGCCTCCGAGGCCCTCGCCGAGGAGAGGGGCCCCTTCCCCCTCTACGAGGAGCACAGGGAGTACTTCCAGAGCCTCGGGATCCGCCCGCGGCGCAACGTGGCCCTCCTCACCGTGGCCCCCACGGGGACCACGAGCATGCTCATGGGGGTCTCCTCGGGGATTGAGCCCGTCTTCAGCCCCTTCGTCTGGCGCAGGATCGGCGGGGAGTACAAGC
This region of Thermus thermophilus genomic DNA includes:
- a CDS encoding adenosylcobalamin-dependent ribonucleoside-diphosphate reductase; amino-acid sequence: MRDGYFFDEHAQAIAKRQYLQPGDGDILGMFRRVAREIAKVEREEERSQWEERFFRLMAEKRFSPGGRILAGAGTVHGNLLNCFVQGATENPPESFAGIMEVAKKLALVTKVGGGNGVNLDPYRSKGKRTRRAVEGVAYLSAEHPDVEDFIRGLMRPPINPDGAKEEISLKNFARVVYGAVSPELKALAERYGVRTVKEPPEGRILVPDDMGGIIDAAREAADLARKGQKPHVDFSLLRPEGAPIRGSGGTSSGPVSFLFEIFDNFLEWVAWGAEEAGPVATLRYVYAPVLRVVRQGGTRRGAGMATLSIDHPDLLDFLTAKDLDREKAEGDISTFNISVLATDRFLEAVEKDELWPVTPIEVPGKYYPYPVEGPYTGKLPPLPEREDGAKAIPLYGGKVPARWLWHEIAWHAWATGEPGLIFVDRVNALSALKGLGERYWIRSTNPCGEIPLTVGEPCDLGAMNLAAYVKDGEFQMEEFRRDVRTAIRFLDNVLDVNKFALPDNEMAAKRLRRLGLGLMGLADALIKMGLPYDSEEARRKVYEIVSAMREEAIRASEALAEERGPFPLYEEHREYFQSLGIRPRRNVALLTVAPTGTTSMLMGVSSGIEPVFSPFVWRRIGGEYKPLLHPLFVELMEAYPPAPGFEKDGKWDWEKIVEEIQKDGHGSVQNLPFVPEAIRRVFLCAHDIHPLDHVRMQGVVQRAFDAEGYAANSISKTINLPNHATVEDVEAAYTEAYRTGCKGITVYRDGSREFQVLTVKREAKEEKAGKKEEAKPQETRAHEPGRPVYERPGRLMGFTDMVKLFAPDGSKRSFLVTVNTLEGRPIEVILTSGKAGDEANADSEALGRVVSIALQYGVPPEAIVRTLRGINGGLYGTYQGRLVSSKADLIAVALETVPQMAPGAPEDLSSAPALSGGGIALAGAAPCPSCGERTLVREEGCWKCQACGYAKCG